In a single window of the Brassica napus cultivar Da-Ae unplaced genomic scaffold, Da-Ae ScsIHWf_1783;HRSCAF=2417, whole genome shotgun sequence genome:
- the LOC106446419 gene encoding disease resistance protein RPP2A isoform X1 — protein MNSRLGNEDLRSYFELYIIIKNHSINQVGFNTRLVGGNDWTMNSGSDLFLASLLLLIERDTIQCSNKSFLIETLSLSTFSEMEILFEKYLTTADLSWLNIFLFGANEEVVEYFGLATVFARGAEMILRVQDEEGKPWEFGFLDVNIQFYQLTNGWSNYVKEKQLGVGDIVFLQRIFTDSSRLFIGFSRREAALDGTSSDKLKEVNSPLPLRSHVHSVTEFDPVLVFSCAANQESGERYFISYISTELCLRGFTPLIYDLTRGTLTGCLELPHRSRVGIIIFSNNYASSRQCQDNFVAIMDHSKANSLVLLPVFFKVKVTDIRGQSGSFGRAFSQLENSIQASQVPTFTFIDKHQYMKGGEVILAKNIVSNVCLLLSSENNMKLRGRLQMNSVLSLLYCSQSSAPHIVGLWGMAGIGKTTIAREIFRTQADRYDVCYFLPDFHIACQMRGLSHLRDEFFSKIYGEEKVTVDACDTKLSFLRDRFLSKKVLVVLDGVSSARDAEFLVGGFGWFSGGHTLILTSRNRQVLIQCTAKEIYEIQKLSEHESLHVCSQFAAVQNWKERTSLVSELVNYASGIPLALRALGSSLQNNCIVGEKQHLKTLRQHPLVEIQDAFKRSFDVLDGNEKHIFLDLACFFRGENKDYVVSILDACGFFTDLGIYGLIDESLISLVGNRIEMPNIFQDTGRFVVCQENNETGKRSRLLDPTDIVDVLTNNSGTEAIEGIFLDASGLTFELSTTAFEKMYRLRLLKLYCPTSENHCKVSLPQGLYSLPDELRLLHWERYPLGSLPRNFNPKNIVELNMPYSNMTRLWKGTKNLERLKRIILSHSRQLTKFPRLSKAKNLELIDLEGCTSLVKVNSSILHHQKLTFLSLKDCSRLRSMPATVHLEALKVLNLSGCSELEDLQDFSPNLSELYLAGTAITEIPSSIGGLTRLVTLDLENCNRLQHLPPEISNLKAVVSLSAKRPASSKESRDLASFVDVAPPYRRYRLKRCIEAVILSLRKRKREKIFSIATNLSEVMRASVSTWGFFGLPERPGEPECAYYMKTGGCKFGSDCKFHHPRHRETHIPGLSSFSHPLRPGNPVCASYYYTGNCSSGATCMFDHPSSIPTHRDTSFVASLTPNLNPRGFSSSIGDSSSELVEAATKKRRIHHNTSPMVSETPLLNLRGFVSSIGDASSKLVEAPTSKVRIAARKKQRIHKNTTSMASETPHLNPPELSSSPGALSSEHVKQNKD, from the exons ATGAATTCGAGGTTAGGAAATGAGGATTTGAGATCttattttgaattatatattattatcaaaaaCCATTCAATAAATCAAGTGGGGTTTAACACGAGGTTGGTGGGTGGAAATGATTGGACTATGAACAGTGGATCTGATCTCTTTCTTGCGTCTCTCCTTCTCTTGATCGAAAGAGATACGATTCAGTGTTCTAACAAGTCCTTCTTGAtcgaaactctctctctctctaccttcAGTGAGATGGAGATTCTCTTCGAGAAATATTTGACAACCGCCGATCTCAGTTGGCTTAACATATTTCTCTTTGGCGCCAACGAGGAGGTCGTTGAGTACTTTGGCTTAGCCACCGTCTTCGCTAGAGGCGCTGAAATGATCCTTCGAGTACAGGATGAGGAAGGCAAGCCATGGGAGTTCGGATTCTTAGACGTCAACATCCAATTCTACCAATTAACCAACGGTTGGAGTAACTACGTTAAGGAGAAGCAGCTTGGTGTCGGAGACATTGTTTTCTTGCAGCGAATTTTCACAGACAGCAGCAGGCTCTTCATTGGCTTTAGTAGGCGCGAAGCTGCTCTCGACGGCACATCCTCTGATAAACTCAAGGAAGTTAACTCTCCTCTCCCGCTAAGAAGTCATGTGCATAGCGTTACAGAGTTTGACCCCGTTTTAGTGTTTTCCTGTGCTGCAAACCAGGAGTCCGGGGAGAGATACTTCATCAGCTACATCTCCACAGAGTTGTGTCTCCGTGGCTTCACCCCTTTGATATATGATCTAACAAGGGGCACATTGACTGGGTGTCTGGAGCTGCCACACAGATCACGGGTTGGTATTATTATTTTCTCCAACAACTATGCTTCTTCTAGACAGTGCCAGGATAATTTTGTGGCAATAATGGACCATTCGAAAGCAAacagccttgtgcttcttccAGTGTTTTTTAAAGTGAAGGTTACAGACATTAGAGGCCAAAGTGGCTCGTTTGGAAGAGCATTCTCACAGCTTGAGAATTCAATTCAGGCATCCCAAGTTCCCACCTTCACCTTCATCGATAAACATCAGTATATGAAAGG GGGAGAGGTTATACTTGCCAAAAATATTGTTAGCAATGTCTGTTTGCTGCTCAGTTCTGAAAATAACATGAAACTAAGAGGAAGGCTTCAAATGAATAGTGTATTGTCTTTACTATATTGTTCTCAATCCTCAGCCCCACATATTGTTGGACTTTGGGGTATGGCTGGCATAGGGAAAACAACCATCGCTAGAGAAATTTTCAGAACACAAGCTGATAGATATGACGTCTGCTACTTTCTGCCAGACTTCCATATAGCGTGTCAAATGAGAGGACTGAGTCATCTGCGTGATGAATTCTTCTCAAAAATCTATGGGGAAGAAAAGGTTACTGTAGACGCATGTGATACAAAACTAAGTTTCCTAAGGGATAGGTTCCTTAGTAAAAAGGTTCTCGTTGTTCTTGATGGCGTGAGTAGTGCTAGAGATGCAGAATTTTTGGTTGGAGGGTTTGGCTGGTTTTCTGGCGGACATACACTCATCTTAACATCTAGAAATAGGCAAGTTCTTATACAGTGTACCGCTAAAGAGATTTACGAAATCCAGAAACTATCCGAGCATGAATCTCTTCACGTATGCTCACAGTTTGCCGCTGTACAAAATTGGAAGGAAAGAACGTCGTTGGTCTCTGAGCTGGTGAACTACGCTAGTGGGATACCACTGGCTCTGCGTGCCTTAGGTTCGTCCTTACAAAATAACTGCATTGTCGGTGAGAAGCAACATCTGAAAACATTGCGTCAACATCCTCTAGTTGAGATTCAGGATGCATTTAAGAGAAGTTTTGATGTACTAGATGGCAACGAGAAGCACATATTTTTGGACCTTGCATGTTTTTTCCGAGGGGAGAATAAAGATTATGTAGTGAGCATCCTTGATGCTTGCGGTTTTTTTACAGATTTAGGAATCTATGGTCTCATCGATGAGTCTCTCATCAGCCTTGTAGGTAACAGAATAGAAATGCCCAACATTTTTCAAGACACGGGTCGATTTGTTGTTTGTCAAGAAAATAATGAGACAGGGAAGCGTAGCAGATTGTTGGATCCTACTGACATTGTTGATGTGCTGACCAACAACTCC GGAACAGAAGCAATTGAAGGCATATTTCTCGATGCATCTGGCTTAACATTTGAGCTGAGTACTACTGCTTTTGAGAAGATGTACAGACTTAGATTGCTCAAGCTCTACTGTCCAACTTCTGAAAACCATTGCAAGGTAAGTCTACCTCAAGGCCTTTACTCTTTGCCTGATGAGCTACGTCTACTCCACTGGGAACGATATCCTCTAGGATCCTTACCTCGGAACTTCAATCCTAAAAATATCGTAGAACTGAACATGCCCTATAGCAACATGACAAGACTATGGAAGGGAACAAAG AATCTTGAGAGGTTGAAGAGGATCATTCTGAGTCACTCCCGACAGTTGACTAAATTCCCAAGGCTTTCAAAGGCCAAAAACCTTGAGCTTATTGATCTTGAAGGATGTACGAGTCTGGTTAAGGTTAACTCATCTATTCTTCATCATCAAAAGCTTACTTTCTTGAGTCTGAAAGACTGTTCACGTTTGCGAAGTATGCCTGCCACGGTTCATTTAGAAGCTCTTAAAGTTCTTAATCTATCTGGCTGCTCAGAGCTCGAGGATCTTCAGGATTTCTCACCAAACCTTAGTGAGCTATATCTCGCTGGGACTGCCATTACAGAAATACCATCTTCAATAGGTGGTCTCACTAGACTTGTTACACTAGATCTGGAGAATTGTAATAGACTTCAGCATCTGCCACCAGAGATAAGTAACCTGAAAGCTGTGGTCAGTCTTAGCGCAAAACGTCCTGCATCTTCCAAGGAATCAAGGGATCTTGCTAGCTTTGTGGATGTGGCACCACCATATAGAAGATATCGGTTGAAGAGATGTATTGAAGCTGTTATTCTGAGCTTAAGAAAAAGGAAGCGAGAAAAGATTTTCTCTATAGCCACAAACCTTTCTGAG GTTATGCGTGCCTCGGTCTCTACCTGGGGATTCTTTGGTTTACCAGAAAGACCCGGCGAACCTGAATGCGCATATTACATGAAGACAGGAGGCTGCAAATTCGGTAGTGACTGTAAATTTCACCATCCGAGACACAGAGAAACTCATATCCCAGGTTTAAGCTCCTTTAGCCACCCATTACGACCA GGAAATCCTGTGTGTGCCTCGTATTATTACACTGGAAACTGCAGCTCGGGTGCTACTTGTATGTTTGATCACCCATCGTCGATACCGACTCACAGGGACACATCTTTCGTGGCTTCCTTGACACCAAACTTGAATCCGCGAGGATTTTCATCTTCAATTGGAGATTCATCAAGTGAGCTTGTGGAAGCAGCAACTAAGAAACGGAGAATACACCATAACACATCTCCCATGGTTTCTGAGACACCGCTCTTGAATCTGCGAGGATTTGTTTCTTCAATTGGAGATGCATCAAGTAAGCTTGTGGAAGCACCAACTTCGAAAGTAAGAATAGCAGCACGTAAGAAACAACGAATACACAAGAACACAACTTCCATGGCTTCTGAGACGCCACATTTGAATCCCCCAgaactttcttcttctcctggaGCTTTATCAAGTGAACATGTGAAGCAGAACAAGGATTAA